AGCATACTTAAAACTTTTATCTATCTTCATCTTTATATAAACTTTATTCTGCAAATAGTGCAGTCTATAGTTTAAAATAATGATTTGTACGACTATATGGGTAAGTTTTTGGAGGCGGTCCAACAGACCCACTTCATATACTAAATAATTCAGTTGTTGTACCAGTCGAGAAAAAGAACATAGAGAATTAGAGAGTGAGAAAAAAGAGGAGGGGAAAGGTATACTGCTGCTGTTGCGCTAGATCAACCAAACACTGGCAACCTGTCTCATCACATGCAAAACAGGAACACAATCCAGTACAAACTCCTACCGTCTTGATCGCGGCATGAACGGCGACTTGCGCGATGGCTTCCGGACGATGAAAGACGACACGCATGAGCGCGGCCAGTTGGGCCTACATAGCATAGCATAGGCAAACCAACACGATGAGTCAATGAGCGTGAAGAACCGATGACAATTCGTGAGGCTATCACTACGCTAATCGGCTAATGACGGGGTGCGGATGGAGAGGCTGCAGCCGAAACTCGCCACCGTGTATCTATGGGAGAGCGCGGCGAGTCGGACGGCCTCTTTGAACTGAAGTCCTCCGTCCTGTTCCGAACTCTCGCCGTCGCCGAGGGAGCAGCTAGTAGCAGCACGCGGCATCCTCCGGTCAGATCCACGGATGCTCTTGAGCCGGCCAGATGCGCCAATTGGGACGCAAACGCAGGGGATCGGCAGGAGGAGCCGACTGCTGCACTTCGGATCGACAACAGCCGGTCGTCGTGTCATGTCTGAGCCGGATGCAGCTTCTCAGGATGTGGATGGGCAACACTAAGTGTGTTAGAGTGGGCCGTAGGCCGTGTTTAGTATTCTAATCTAGTGTCATGGGTTCTTTTAGAGTCTGTAATAGCCTGTTAAGCGAGGGGATAAATACGTTGTACTTAGCCAGTTGGCAGGAATTACGAACAGAATAATCCACAGAACAGAATCGTAACAAACTTACCCTGGTTGTTGCGTTTTGTTGGCACTCCGACGAGCTCACGTCCCGGCGGTGGCGCGCCGGCGGCCACGGGTCGtctcagttggtatcagaggagtgATCCTCGAAGGTTTCCGTGACGGCGCCGTCCACCAAACCATCCGTGCAGACGCGTCTGCTGCTGGAGACAATGGAGGTCGCGGAGCAGAAGTGCGAGGAGCGCTGGGatcggatgatgaagatcctggaGCGTTTGGGCGACAAGGTGGAGGCGATGGAGATTGGGCAGCAACGTCTTCAACGTCAAGCAGAGGCGATGGAGGCGGGACAACAGCGTCTTCATCACCAAGTTGAGGCTGCTGCAACATCTGCGAGGAAGGCGGAAGAGGAACGAACCATTTTAGCGCGCCAAGTGGATGAAACCAGGAAGGCAGTGTCGCGCCTTCGTTTGGAGTGGATGGCGAAGGAGATGGAAGGTATGGAAACTGAGTCTGAGAGGGAAGGGCGTAACCAAAGGCGGTCTGAGGGTGGTGATCGGGAGTATGGTGAGCAGGAGTTTCGTGTGGATGATCAGCCGGAAGGAAGTAGAGAGCGTCGTGAGCATCGGGGTGGAAATATGAGGAACCGGGTGAATGATCCACAAGGAGGGAGAATAGATTATCGGCCTTCAGATTTGCCGAAGATGGCATTTCCCAAATTTCAGGGTGCTGAACCTAAGGTTTGGTTCGATAAGTGCTTGGAGTATTACCATATTTACCAGGTGCCTGATTTTTTGTGGCCGTCCTCAGCCTCTCTGCAcatggaaggaaatgcagcacggTGGGTGCGGGAATACAAGAGAAGTCAAGGATTGGGAAATTGGGTCCAGTTTACTCAGGCAGTACAGGAGAAGTTTGGGGCAGAAGAGGATTCCCAAGCAATGAGGGGTTTGTTGCAGCTGACGCAGAGGTCCAGTTTAGAGGAGTACATTCATGCTTTTGAAGAGGCCAAGTATGCTAATACCTTACACAACCCTGGGTTGGGAGAAACTTTCTTTGTTTCTCGGTTTGTGAAAGGCTTGAAGGGGGAATTGCAGGGACATGTGTTGGCACAATTACCTCGAACACTGGATCGGGCGATACTTCTGGCGCAGATTCAGTAGGAAGTGGTGGAGATGAACAAGGCCAAATTTCAGAGGAACTATTTAGGTGGCAAAGTAATGGTGAACACAGTGAAAGGAGATCCTAGAGGAGTAACTGGCCCTACTGATTTGGCTAAGGAGAGGCAGCTGAGAGAGTTTCGGAGGCTAAACGGTTTATGTTTTGGTTGTGGAGAGAAGTACGAGCCAGGACATCAAGCTAAATGCCTTAAAAGAGGTGGAGCACAATTACATAATCTGACTGTAGAGGATATGGGGTTGGTGTTGTCAGATGAGACGTTGCAACAGCTGGATCAGGAAGATAAGGAAGTGGAGGAAGCATATAAGCTGTCTATAAATGCTATCAGTGGAACTGACCGTGAGAATTGTATGAGAGTTCGGGCACTGATCCAGAATCAAGTGTTGGTGATGTTGGTAGACTCTGGCAGCTCCTCAAGTTTTGTCAGTCAGAGGATGGTAGATCAGTTGGCTTTATCAACTGAAGTTGTTTCACCGGTAAGAGTTAAGGTGGCAAATGGTGAGTTCATGTTGAGTTCAAAAAGGGTGGCAGCGCTGGAGTGGTGGGCAGAAGGGCACACTTATGCCAGTAACATGAGAGTACTGGATTTAGAAGCCTATGATGCTATATTGGGGTATGATTGGCTAAAGAGCCATAGTCCTATGGAGTGTGATTGGGACAACAAGGTGCTGACATTCTGGGATAAAGGGGTCAGAGTGCAGCTGAAGGGGGATGGTGTAGGAAGTACAGAGGTATTGCAAGTGTCAGCGGTTCAGCTGAGCAGGTGGATGAAGGGAAATGAAGTGTGGGCTTTTGTGATGCTCGAAGCAATACAGGAGGAAGGTGCTGAAAAGGAACAGGAGCCGCTGAGGCAGATACTTAAGGAGTTTGAAGATGTGTTTGCTGTGCCCACTGGACTGCCTCCGGTTAGAATGTATGACCATCATATACCATTGCTCCCAGGGTCTATTCCGGTGAATTCCAGGCCTTATAGGTATTCACCTTTCCACAAGATAGAAATTGAAAGGCAAGTGACAGAGTTATTAACTGCAGGGCTGATAGTACCCAGTGCCAGTCCATTTGCATCTCCTGTATTACTGGTTCAGAAGAAAGATGACAACTGGAGGTTTTGTATCGATTATAGAAGGTTGAACTTCATGACCATCAAGAACCGATTTCCCATGCCCTTGGTGGATGAGATTCTGGATGAGTTGGCAGGAACTCAGTTTTTCGCAAGTCTAGACATGACTGCGGGGTATCATCAGATTCGGATGGCAGAGGAGGATGAGGGTAAAACTGCGTTCAAAACTCATCATGGTCATTACCAATTCCGAGTTATGCCTTTTGgcttgacaaatgcaccagcgacATTCCAGTGTGCCATGAACACAGTGCTAGAACCATTTCTACGGAAGTTTGTTATGGTATTCTTGGATGATATATTGATCTACAGTCCGAGTCTGGAGGAGCACTACAAACATATCAGGAGGGTATTGTCCAAGCTCAGAGAACAGAAGTTTTTCTTGAAGCATAAGAAGTGTGTATTTGCGAAGAAAGAGCTGAAATATCTTGGACATATTATATCCAGTGAAGGGGTTGCGACGGACCCTGCAAAGACAGCTGCTATGCTGGCATGGCCTAGACCATAGAATATCACTGAGTTAAGAGGATTTCTGGGGCTTACAGGGTACTACAGGAAGTTTGTGTGTGGGTATGGAGTTTTGGCACGACCCCTCACTCAGCTGTTGCAAAAACAGCATGGTTTCAAGTGGAATGATGAAGCTCAAGCAGCATTTGAGGCCCTAAAGAAAGCTATGACGACTACTCCTGTCTTGGCCCTACCACGATTTGATCTTCCTTTTGTGGTAGAGACAGATGCATGTGACACCGGAATGGGGGCTGTGCTCATGCAACAAGGAAAGCCCATAGCTTATATCAGCAAGGCTTTAGGAGAGAGGAATAGACACTTATCTATCTATGATAAAGAGTTTTTAGCCTTAATTCTTGCTGTGGAGAAATGGAGGCCATATCTGCAACGGTGTCCTTTTGTTATCAAGACTGATCATAAGTCACTTACATTTTTAGGAGAGCAGCAACTTCAGTCTGAGCTACAAAGGAAAGCTATGGCGAGATTAATGGGCCTTCAGTTTCAGATCGTTTACAAGAAAGGGGTAGAGAATCGAGTAGCTGATGCTTTATCCAGGGTGGGGGCTATGATGGAGTTGGCTGTTCTTTCTGAAGTGCAACCAGTGTGGATTCAAGAGATTTTGAATTCCTATGAGACAGATGTTGAAGCCCAAGAGTTAATTACTCAGCTGCTGGTGCATAGTCCAAATGAACAAGGGTTTAGCTTGCAGCAAGGTATTGTCAGGAAAGGTGACCGAATCTGGATAGGGTCCAACTCTGCTCTTAGAACCAAACTGATAGCAGCTTTACATGACAGTGCCATGGGGGGCATTCTGGCATACATGCAACTTATCAGAGAGTCAAGAAACTTTTCTGGTGGAAGGGACTTAAGGTGGATGTGACTCAATTTGTGCAACAGTGCCTGACCTGTCAACAGGCGAAACCAGAAAGGACTCATCCAGCAGGTCTGTTACAGCCTCTTCCTATTCCACATGGCATTTGGGCAGATGTCACAATGGACTTTATCGAAGGGCTGCCAAAGTCTGAAGGTTATGACACCATCATGGTAGTAGTGGACAGATTCACCAAATATGGGCATTTTCTTCCACTCAAGCACCCTTTCACTGCCCAGGGTGTGGCTCAAATATTTTTGGATCAGGTGGTGAAGTTACATGGACCTCCCAAGTCCATTGTGTCAGACAGAGACAAGATTTTCATTAGCTCTTTTTGGAAGCACCTGTTTCAACTTATGGATGTCAAGTTGCTGTTTTCCACTGCCTAtcatccacagactgatggtcaaagtGAACGGGTGAATCAATGTTTGGAGACATATCTAAGATGTGCAGTAAATGCTCAGCCGGCTAAATGGAAGTTGTGGTTAGCATTGGCAGAATTTTGGTACAATACTACTTACCATACTAGTCTGGGTTGTACGCCTTTCAAAGCACTATATGGATATGATGCCCCGATGTTGGCGTTACCTCAATCTGGTGTTCCGGAGGAGGGGTCAGTAACCGATTGGCTGGCTGACAGGGTTGCTTTCTCAACTCATCTCAAAGAACAACTCGCTCGAGCTCAAAATCGGATGAAACAAATGGCTGATCGGGGAAGGACAGCAAGAGAGTTTCAGGTTGGGGAGATGGTGCTGCTCAAGCTTCAGCCATATGCTCAAAAGACTGTGGTGAACCGTCCTTGCCCAAAGTTGGCCTTCAAGTTTTTTGGTCCTTTCAGAGTGTTGGCTAAGATTGGTGCGACAGCTTACAAATTGGATCTTCCAGCCGATGCTCAAGTTCATCCGATGTTTCACGTTTCACAGCTGAAACCTTATTATCCATCGTATACTCCAGTTTTTACTTCTTTGCCTTCATTGGTGGACCTCTCAAGGACTGGCATTGTTCCTGAAGAAATCCTGGATCGACGTCTAGTGCGCAAAGGCAATCAAGCTGTTCCACAGGTTCTTATTCGCTGGTCTGGTGTGCCAGTGGAATCAGCAACTTGGGAAGATTACTATGTGTTGAAGAACCGTTTTCCAGATGCCATCGCTTGGGGACAAGCGGATTCTGAGGCCTGGGGAATTGTCATGTCTGAGCCGGATGCAGCTTCCCAGGATGTGGATGGGCAACAGTAAGTGTGCTAGAGTGGGCCGTGGGCCGTGTTTAGTATTCTAATCTGGTGTCATGGGTTCTTTTAGAGTCTGTAATAGCCTGTTAAGCGAGGGGATAAATACGTTGTACTTGACCAGTTGGCAGGAATTACGAACAGAATAATCCACAGAACAGAATCGTAACAAACTTACCCTGGTTGTTGCGTTTTGCTGGCCGACGAGCTCATGTCCCGGCGGTGGCGCGCCGGCGGCCACGGGTCGTCTCACGCCGGCGATCCAGCGCGTAGGATCGGGCGGCGAGGTGGAACCGTCGAAGACGGGTCATCAAGACGGGAGACGTGTTCAGCGTAGGGACTAGGGAGGCATTGCCTATGACCACTGGGGGCGGTGGGGCCACACATTACATACTAGACCCACATGTCAGTGGAGTCCATGAAAAATAGGGGTACGCCACTTCCGTGAGTCCCAGGCGGCCACCAATTGCGGCACCGTCGCGAGCCGATCTGTCTCTCACTTCCATCTCGCCTCCGCGGCGCGAAACCCTAGGTTCGCGACGCCATGCCGGCCTCTGGGTCGCCCCGTGATGGTCGAGGCGCCGAGGAGGATGAGGCGGCGCGCAGCGGCAGCAAGTCGCTAGACGCTGAATGCAACGACCGCTCAAAGGGGAGCCGGAACCGGGACCACCGCGGCAAGTCCAAGCGGCGAGAGGAGGAGGAGAGCGAGTCCTCCGGAGAGGACTCCAGCGAGCGACGGAAACGGCGTAGAAAGGAGAAAGAGCGCCGGCACAGGCGCCGGCGCCGCAGCAACAGTGAGAGCTCGGGCTCGTCGTCAGAGTCGGAGTCCGAGTCGTCGTACTCGGGGTCCAGCGTGGAGTCTGAGAGCGAGTCGGAGTTGGATTCGGAGGAGGagaggcggaggcggcggcgcaAGAGGAGGAAGGAAAGGGAGGATGAGGAGAGAAGgcggaggaagaaggagaaggagaggagaaagaggaaggagaaggagaaggagagggagaggaggaagaagaggaaggaGGGGAAGAAGAATTTGGGGAAGAAGGGCGCTGTGACCAACTCGTGGGGGAAATATGGCATCATCCGTGAGCTCGATATGTGGTGAGTAGCTTCATTCCTAGTTTCAGGGTTTGGCATAAGACAAGAATTGTATGAGTTTTCAGTTGTGATTTGTTGTTTTTATGCTAGGAGATATAGTTCAATCTGAAATAAGGGAATGCCATCTCTAATTCATGTAGTTTACTGAAAGCGAAGTTCAAACATAATCAGAAATCTTCCATTGGATTTGAATGCGTGAAACAGTAGCCTTATCACTGCAATGTTAGTCTGGTAACATATTATATTGCTCCTATTCTACTAGCTTTGAAGCAAAGTCTGCAAGCTCACCTTTAGAAGTTCATAGTATGGTACAATTAGAAAACTGTAGTTATGTTTCACCATCCAGTTCACTTTTAAGCAGTACTATACTAATACTGAGGGCATGTTACTTGGGACTTTGCTAGTTTAACCCAACCTTGCAGCACCATCGTGTAGTATCTTTCACTAAACGGGATGAGGCTGGACTCTAAATAATTAATGATATGAAGTATTAATGGTATTTCTACTACATTTCTTTGATTTTACTTTGCAATGTGCCAATGTGTTTTGTAGGAGCAAGCGGCCAGAGTTCACTGCATGGCTATCAGAAGTCAAGCAGGTATATTCTTTCTGTTATTCTGTATGTGTCGAATTGTTGATACACAGTAAGGGAGACAGAGGTCTATGTAGGTCCACTGTCCACAACATTGTTAATCTATTATTTTTTGTTAATGTGAACCCAGGTTAATTTGGAGGCATTGTCAAATTGGGAAGAGAAGCAAATGTTCAAGGAGTAAGTTACTCTACTCATGAAATTGCTTCGATAATTACAGACCTTGTGGTGAACCGAGAAAAGAAATAGCTACTGTATCATTGATGTTCCAAGGTGTCTAACATATGGTGTTTGTATCTCAGATTCATGGAGGATCACAATACAGCCACGTTTCCATCAAAAAAGTAAAGGCTCTTGTATTTTGGCAGTTTGGCTATAACTTTTATTAGATGACAGTTCAGGAAAAATGATTTATGATTTCTTTCATTGTGCTCTCTTTCAGATATTATAATTTAGATGCTTACCATCACAAAGCAatggagaaagagaaaaagaagggTTTAAAAATGATTGTGACAGAACGCACTGTATTTAATGATGAGGAACAGCGACGGTACGTATGAAATTGTTCTGAAAAAAACATTTTTTGGTTTCCACAGTATTGTCCATATTTCTTTTCTTAAACCATGGGGCATCAATAAAATTATTAGTGCCTTTTCTAGAGGTATCAGTTTATGGTTTGTTGGCTACTATCTTTACACTAACCTTTTGCTTGATTTATGAAGAGAATGATATGAAACTCTTGTATTTTAATTGGGTTTGGAGTTTTTGTGCCTAGAGTAGTTTCTTTTTAACCTTTTTATTTGAAAAAAAACATGCAGACTAGAATTGTTGAAGGAGCGTGAGCGCCGAAAGGAGGAAGAAGTGGAAGCTTTAAAACGCTCTATGCAAGCTGGACTGGTTAGATTATTTTGGTGTATCTTTTTTCAGTTCTGCTTTTATCTTTTAATCATCATTTAAAATTCTAGAATGCTCATGGATTATGTTTTATTCCCTTGCTGAAAGGTTTTTCTATTATTAGTTTTAAGATATTGGCCCAGTATTAAGTAGATATAGGCTATATATGTAGTTTTTCTAGTGGCGTGCATAAATTTAGCCAAAGAGCATAGCTATTCATCATGGGAATTGGGAAGTACTATGCAATGGACAAAGAATGCAATGTGTTTGAAGTGATAGATTTTTACTGGTCAGGACATAACAGCCCTTTCTTTAAATATGTATATGAAGACTTTGTATTTGACATATATTATTTGTGTGTGCCACCAAGTTTGATTTCACTGGTAGCTCAATCCGGCGTGTACAAACGTACATTTTTAAGATCTTCTATTGTATCATAGTCTCTTATGTATTTCCATTCCTACCTGAAATAAATATAGGGGCAAGTAGTGCTTTGGACCTTATGTGGAATATACTTGAGTCCATGGTACCACAAGTTTATTTTCTTTTTCATATTAGGTCCTTGTGTTTTTTTTGTAATACTACTAATACATGTTCTAGTAAATATAATGTGCATTTTTTATCTTTCTGTAGATTTTCTTAGATAATATCCCCATCATAGTATTTTTTGTGTATACATTACGGAAGGAATAAGCCATGGCATGGTAATTGAAAGCAGAATATTTTTCTTTATGTCATCTAATATGTGTCTGTCTTCTGTGTTCTGCTCATTATTAGGCTCAAGACATGAAGGAGCAGGCCCGTCTACGCGAAGAAATGAACTACCAATACAGGTTGGGCAATTTTCAGGTAGGTTCACTCTTCCTAAACTTTGCAAGCTTTGGAATTAGAAGTTGATGGTTCAACACACATTTCTCTGACTCCAACCAAACATTTCCCGATATCaggctgcagctgcaatccagaAAAGATTGGATCCTGATGCTCCCTTGCAGTAGCCGGTTCGTGGATAGCCCAATTCCCTGCAGTTATTCCTTGGCTTTCCTGGACACTGTAGGACGACGAGCATACCTTAGCATATTGAACGGCTGCTAGCTACTACGATGTTTTTTTTATATAGTGTGCCAGATGCTACTTTTGTATTGTATCGGCAGAATTTTGAATTCCAGTTATTCAGACTCAGTTGTTTGTTTCCCATGTTCGAACTACCATCGTCATTCATCACATGCGTCGTGCTCTTCTGTTGCATTATTTTTCGACCTGCCCTACCGGTCGTCCCCCTCGCCGCAGAAACGGGTGCTGGATCATCTCCAATAAGTTCTATATTTTAGTCCTAAAAAATAAAGTAATACCTGATTTGAAGTGTTCTATCAATAAAAACGTTTGCAGCTCCAACAGTCCTATGATTTAAAGACAGTCCTATGATTTAATCCTATACCATGCTATTAGAAAAATAAAAGGTTATATGGAGTCCTAAATTTAAAGACAGTCCTATAATTATTTGATGATGAATTTTTGTGAGAGGTAACTCTGTAGAGCAGGTTTATGGCATTAGCGTCTTATATTTCAAATACAACTTCGTTTAAGATTTTTGTTGGAGGTGCTCTTAGACGTATTGTCATGATATATCAAGATCCGTCTatactttttcttttttgcttacCGTGAGACAATCAAATACTAAAAACTTCTTGCGTTCGAAACATTCTATTATTCTTCTCGTGTCAATAATTTCTGTGTGATTGTCTGAACTTTGGACACCTATAACTATAAGCACCCGATCCATGTGTTTTTGTCCTAATTTTAAGTCCGGGCAGATCAATGTTTTTTATGGCTACTTTGGAAACCTCATTTTACTAACGATTTTTATTTTCTCAAGGTAGGAAAATAGGAATCATTGGAAAAATGAAGTTCCTAAACTAGCAATTAGAGCTAGTTTGATAGGCAACAACTGCTATGCAAGCAGTCTTtatgtgcaagcgtgcaagcaaaccatctgatctattagatcgtgatccaaccgtaagtcacatttaacacttaaacacTTCCACCATCagctcaataatctttataaaaaaccTCTAACAAATCATGATTGTATATATGGTTGGatcgtaatctaatgaatcaaatgGTTTGCTTGCACGTTTGTACAGAAACACTGCTTGCATAGCAGTCGTTGCCAGTTTGATAACCCCATTTCCATTTTACCAAGGGAAAATGATTTTATAGGAAAATAAAAATTCCTTGAAAAAATAGgattaccaaaccttaataagtaCCTTTTTCTGAATTTTTCCTAGTGTCGATTGTTTCAGCGCTGCCGGTTAGGAAGCAGGCTAACAACTAAAATTTAGCGGTAGTCGGTGTTATAGATGAACATCCTGATTTCAGAGCCTAGCCGCCTAGATAAGGTGAGGGATCAGGAACCAAAGTAGGCTCAACGATGATAAAGTGATGCGGGCCCTATgttgcatctacaaagatgtggaAATTGTTTGTAAAAAAAATTCGGTGTGCGGTGAATATCCATTCCAGACTAGAGAGTTTGTTGGCACGGAAGATTTCTTTCTGTGGCTACAACAACTCGAAGAGGATCACACAGCGAACGAACAGAAGCAAAAAACACTAGGAACACACACATGCAGATCTTCACACATGATGTATATCCAAAATAAATAAGTAGATCCAACAAACAGAAACCACAAGCGCAAATCTACCACAGTCCACAACTCAGAAAACCACGCAGCAGCAGAGCAACAACGCCTAGGGCCTTTTAGCGCTTGATGCTGCTCCTGACCTTGCTCCACGCCTTCTTGCACGACTCGCCGGCCGCCTTGATGCCCTTCATCGCCGCGGTCTTGAGGTGCTTCAGCTCCTTGGTCCGCTCCTTCACCTGCTGGTCGAAGCCGCCCATCTCCTTGCTCTCCTcctccgctctctctctctctctctctcaagatgCGAAGGAAAAAATGAAAGGCGGCGGTGGTGCTGAATAAGTCGCGTCGCGCGTTTGGATCGCAGCGAACGGGTGGCAACGAGGAGACCACTACATATAAAGGAAGCGCGGTGCGGAGTGGTCGCGAACTCGGGG
This portion of the Zea mays cultivar B73 chromosome 2, Zm-B73-REFERENCE-NAM-5.0, whole genome shotgun sequence genome encodes:
- the LOC100193500 gene encoding uncharacterized protein LOC100193500; protein product: MPASGSPRDGRGAEEDEAARSGSKSLDAECNDRSKGSRNRDHRGKSKRREEEESESSGEDSSERRKRRRKEKERRHRRRRRSNSESSGSSSESESESSYSGSSVESESESELDSEEERRRRRRKRRKEREDEERRRRKKEKERRKRKEKEKERERRKKRKEGKKNLGKKGAVTNSWGKYGIIRELDMWSKRPEFTAWLSEVKQVNLEALSNWEEKQMFKEFMEDHNTATFPSKKYYNLDAYHHKAMEKEKKKGLKMIVTERTVFNDEEQRRLELLKERERRKEEEVEALKRSMQAGLAQDMKEQARLREEMNYQYRLGNFQAAAAIQKRLDPDAPLQ
- the LOC100281113 gene encoding plastocyanin; this encodes MGGFDQQVKERTKELKHLKTAAMKGIKAAGESCKKAWSKVRSSIKR